Sequence from the Tenrec ecaudatus isolate mTenEca1 chromosome 6, mTenEca1.hap1, whole genome shotgun sequence genome:
ACCATGACGTCACTGCAGGATTGACCAGTTCATTCGATCTTCTTTCAATGGCCTCTCTCCTTTTTGGATTGGATAGGCACATCCAATCAAATGGCTGGTGATCACATACTTGACTTTTTACCTGTGGACAGGGACAGAATGTCTCATGTATCGCCCATGTAAGGAATGATGATGTAGAAACTGTATTTGGcactccaatgcttacctgacagtgccaaccATCTTCCTTCATCCCAGGGCTGGCAACGACCATATAAACCCTGCTGTTCTGTGGGATTTGAACTCTGCCCTTTaacttcaccactgtgccatgGTCACCTTGGCTATTGTGGCTACCATCACCACCAGAACTTCTCAGGCTTCAAATATTTTTAGTGTGTTCCCAGTTctaataagaaaaaaatgcaCTGACCATACACTATTTCTACTTTATATAGGCAGTGCATTTAGGATTCGGATTTTATGTGTTGTTAGGGATTATTTGGGTACAGGAATGCTCAAAATTGTTTCTCTGATACATTACTTAATGGTAATTGCTTCTTTGATTTATGCCCCTTCTGTTTGTGGAATGTTTCATAGGAATATTCTACTTTCAGATATTGGGGGAGAGGCATCTGCATTACCATTGAGCTACTTGGTTCTTCATattgttttcaaagctatattcAATTGTGCCATGTTAAACAGAATTGTTGatcttctctccccctctccccagatATTATGGAATTCAGAAGGACTTTAACAATGAAGAACTATTCAATGGTGACAACCTTTATTCTCGTAGGACTAACAGATGATCCCAAGTGGCAAACTGTaattttcctttttctatttCTAGCATATTTATTGAGCATCACTGGAAATGTGACCATTATCCTGCTCACTCTTCTGGATTCCCACCTCAAAACACCCATGTATTTCTTCCTTAGGAATTTCTCAGTCTTAGAAATCTCATTGACATCTGTTTGCATCCCTAGATACTTATTCAGTATAATGACCATGGATAAAACAATTTCCTATGATGCTTGTGTGACACAATTGTTTTTTGCCATCTTCTTGGGTGCCTCagaatttttcttcttggctgctatgtcctatgaccgctatgtagCCATCTGCAAACCCCTTCACTATGTGACCATTATGAGCAGCAGAGTCTGTATACAATTTGTTGTTACCTCTTGGTTGGCTGGGTTGTTAACAATTTCTCCTGGACTTCTCATGGGCTTGGagttggaattctgtgatgccaaTGTCATTGACCACTTTTTCTGTGACTATTCTCCTGTCCTACAACTCTCTTGCACCAACACAAGAGTCATAGAATTGTTAAGTTTTCTTTTAGCCATTGTCACCCTCCTGATTACTCTGGGAATGGTGGTGCTCTCCTACGCATACATCATGAGAACAATTCTGAGAATCCCTTCAACTCAGCAGAGAAAGAAGGCTTTTTCTACCTGCTCCTCCCACATGATTGTTGTCTCCATCTCTTATGGCAGCTGTATTTTTATGTACATTAAACCTTCTGCAGAGGAAAGGGTTGCATTAAACAAGGGGATAGCCGTGCTCATCACCTCAGTTGCACCCGTCTTAAATCCTTTTATATACACCTTAAGAAACAAACAAGTGAAACAAGCCCTAAAGGATCTAGTTAAAAAATGTAGCTTTATTATCTTAAGATAACATTTTAGGGTTTCATCAAAGTTTTTTTATGGTCTATTTATCTGCTGTGTTAATAGCTTTCAATAGCCCAAATTTATTGGGACTGTCAGGCCATATTTATCACCCTTTTTCAACATGCATTTCTACTTTATTTTTACATTCAGATATTATTAATATTGCCCAGTAGCCATTGTGTGTTCACTCTAGGCTTTTTATCCTTTAGATGGTTTAAAACTCACAATATTctcttttgtgttgctgaaacaACTTCATCCTTTCAACTTAATTTTTTGATTTGGTTTAtcctaaaaatatttaattatagattaatttttataagaaaatacCTCCATGTTTTTCTGGCATAGACATGCTGAGATGTAGATGATTTGTTAAATATGTAGTAttagttgggtttttttataTAAATCTGTAGGAAATACTTTTCTTATACCAAACAATGtcatcttttaaatttttactaAAATTAGTGGTATTTCCAGAAACATATGATGTACAATGTGCAATGATATGCAAGTAACAACTGGGCCACTAATAGTTTTTAAATATGAATTTAAGCATATTGATTATATGGAAATACTTTGAGTTAAATACAAACCAGCCTAAGTAGTAGAAAATGATTCTGGGTGTCAAAGATGATTGGCTATGTGTAATTCTCATGGTTACAAATAAAACATaggtgtaatatgaaaatatatttttacattaaTAATAAACTGTTTTGTATATTGCAATATTTCATGTGTTCATTTACTGGAATGTGttaagattgactagagaaattcatagacatgcatagttttataagaaagagttttatatacacaagcaattgaacattgagaaagcatcccagcccagtccaaatcaagtccataagtccaatactagtccatatatccaataccaatatataaagccatcttctgattcatgaaacacatgcaatgatactgactgcaggaagatcacaggctagtgggtggaaagtcttgtggatcccagtgatggtgtaagcatctcaatgctaacatgggtccccacatggctcctccagttccaaggttctggcttttagcagcctagctccatgtggcttgtctggaGGAAGATGAAGTAGAGAGTCTGTGTCtatctggcctccaatgagctatttatctctgcggcatgtccaaatgaggtcatcaagatgagacctgattgataggctagactctagcccaccacaagttgacaccagattatctaactaccaaaGACCAACCCTTGTTAACTTACCTAACAAGATTAAACTGaaaagcatacaattcaatatgtgccatcctcacttaAACATCATGCTCTGTAAGTGACAAAgcaacaatattctatgcctaacaattgcagttaagtaacaccataGTCCTGTATTCCTATGGATATATGTCAGCACCTAAGAATGTTTGTAAACCAGCCACTTACTGCCTTCTGCTCCCCATTTTGGGTAACCAATTTTGATActgtccacttacatcaacccagttctctgatgaaacaatcatattctttaatgtgaagaatcttcattccatttggaaccttgttaagtctgcatccataagtgaagtcatccataaagtcagcagcaatatggaccagttcacaggctcaaatatcttttcttcatctggtcagCTTCTGGTGGATTCAATGTAGGTTGCCTCACTTAGTCTTACCTGAGTGCCCATTGTCTGCCTTGGCTTTAGACCATGCAcactgtcacaaattctcaagaACACTAGTCCCCctgtgtgctaggtcatgaacctcaGACCAGTCAACCAGCTCTCATCTTCTCTAGTCTCTGTGAACCAGATCTgttggtgtcagtggccagactcaacctgtctctttattgctgcatttctctcatttCCACTCAaccagtggatccaggtggtcacctagcaagcattttagctTTCCCATAGGCTTCCTTTAACAGTTCAGTCCTAGAGGAAAGAGTTTCTTCAGGGCTCtagaatttttccagcttctgacaaaaactacTAGTTcacgattaaaaaaattaaagagttcctttttcttcAGTCTCTCAACACCACCCTAGGAAAGGCTCTTGGAATGTAAATGTCCTGAGTACTACAAAGCACTGGgtagggcttatcttttcagagacttCTTTGCAAGCATGTGCTAACCCATTTAAtgattcaaattttaatggctgaaagcaaggctTTCAAACTATTTTCATACTACCTAGTAATCATTTCTATTAATtgttatatcaacaataataagcagaagaaatcagtataaacaaagtggaAACAGACAGTCAAACTCAATTCTTGAAACAGTCTAATCCAATCCTTATTTAGTTTActgtaatccttatctaaactattctattgataaaAAATATGGGATTAGCCCGCTGACAGAATaaagccagagccaggctttctgtcaaccTTTTTGACCTGTCAACAATTTTTACaaagcagctctgagaaattcaatgggcgattttgtcccctgagctcaaaatatatcttaatcacattcatttcaccatttcaaagaggaataaccaaagacaaaaacACACGCAAAATAATTAAACTttaactttccatattctttccagaaaacagttGAGCAGACTGCAtcgccatatctgacctcccgcTACCCAAAGAAGAAAACTACCATAAGAAAGAGGTCAAACAAATATCCACTCCcatcttggatttgtttctctggtatccCTCTCCTGGTACAATGATATGATAGTCTGGcctaactagggaaacaaatccagggagactcatatgtgtgtaagaaagagctttatatccaagagcaattgtacattgagacaccatctcagggcatccacatcaagtccatatatTCAATAATACCCCACGtgttgataccagtccataaattcctctttagactaacacagccatgcaatggcaCAATATACAGGAAGGTCACTGTAAGGTTTATCTAGGCGCGAAAtagaaccagagatccaattgACAAAGTTTTAGaaacaggctttattgagaagcttgtgagCGGGATCAGCAATTCAGGGCATTGAGTTTTGAAGCTGCGCAGTGGGAAACTTTAGCTGTGTTTTTATACCCCCCTTGCTGGCAGGCACACGGGGGGGGGGAGATGTGCCTACACAAGGGATTATGTCATTAAATTTTCCGGGAATTTGGTGGGAGTTGGGCAAACTAGCTGAGCAAGCATCCTATTAGTAAGAACATGCACTTTTGGACATTTGTGGTTTACCAAAGGCAGGGGGAGGTCGGTGAGGTGTGAGTTTCAAGAATTAACATGGAAGTGCCTGATTCTAAATGGAGTTTCTTGTACCAAGATCATACAGTCACagtccagtggatggaaagtcttgtagatccagtgatggtagaagtatctcagcaatcgcatgggtttccacatggctcctccagctctgaggctctggctgccaccagcctgtctccatgtggcttgccaacaagaATATATTGCTGGAAGAGTGTAGTGTCCCTCCTGCagctagctatttatctccttagtgcttccaaatgagttcatcaagctgcaacctgattgtcttaagtctcaaattgagagcagattatgtaactagcacaactctcctgtctgctttcttgaccctGGACCCGGCAGTCCACattagttgaaggacttccagtatattaactgttccgtgGGAGTGAGCTGAACTGAGCTGTGTGGATTCATTTACTGCTATATTCCTTCTCATTGTATAAACCTTTATATAtgttcataagtgtcctgattttgtttctctagagaaccctgcctagcacaATAATCCTGTTATGATTGGCTCACTTTGCTCAACATAATGTTTCCCAGGTCTTTCCATGTCTTTTCTTATGCCCTTTTTTTTCTAGAATTCCTTCTTTTATAGTTCAAACAAAATGCTTTCATTAATTACTGGTGTGCTTCCAGTCTGTCTTGCTAGGTTACTGTCTTACAAGCCATCAACCTTTTTTTCAGTATATGTGGCTTTTACATTGTCATCAAAAAGACTTACCGGTAATTGTTTTTAATGATCTGGTGAGTAAACcatataacatttaaaattttatttgcataagTACCAACTCTATTATTCCATTTTGCCATGATTATTATCTCCATAATATATAGTGATACATATTATTTAGAAGTTATATGTGTTTTACATATGAGTATAAACACATTAAAATTAAGggtttaaattttttcaaaatgCAAGTGTCAAAGACTAACAAATTGTGATTGAACGctcctcaagcacatttgttagtATAATAAGTTCCGATCTCTTATTATTATATCCTTGcaatttattattaatatttgcttttaattcgtGTTTAAACTATTATATCAAaactactattattttcatatttgttgTTTATATAGGCAAAACAAGTTTTCTCATCTTAAAACATCTTCCTTATATGCTCACATCTTCTATAATAACCATCTAATCCCCTTTAAGAACATTTCTCCAGATTACTCCTTTTGTCCCACCCCCACAACAGTCACTCTGTTCGCTGTCGTTATCTCCCATCCTTGAATTCAGaagacactgttttgattgtatcTTTTTTGGAAGATAGCCTAACAAACCTAAGAAAAATTATTACCATGAGAACCTTTCTGCAGCCATTCGCTGATCAGAAAAACACGTATAAACATGTTTTATTTTGCACAGACTTTTAAGTGTTTGAACTggaattttaaaagcaattattCTTTGCCTTACTCTGGTATGAAACagagaaattaaaacaattatgatCAATATATTAGTTACATTAACTGTAACTAATATAAATTGATTTTAATGACTcagattttatttaaaatcaCATAGTGAGTTTTATTAGAGATGGGAAATATAAGACAAAAGTGGAAATTACAACAATAGACTCACAATTATAGTGATCAAAAATGACTTCCACATAATAAATCATCAGTAGGGCCAATACTGTCAAGAAAGAGCAAATCAACTTGGAACCCTGTTAAAATAATCACCAACACCAAACAGcaatagaaataaaagaaaaggagTGATGAAAAGCAAAAAGCTTTGTATGAATTATATGAATCatttgaatatatgtgtatatgtgtgcgtgTATATCTGAAATCCcacaaagagaagaaagagacagGGTAGGAGAAATGTGTAAAGAGTTAAGAGCTGTTATTTTTCTAAAATTAGTGGCAAATTTCTAAAATTAATAACAAATAACTTTCTAAATGTAGGCCAAAAAATCTTACATCCTACAATTTCAGAGGACACTAAGGAGGAAGTGACCAAGAAAGACAGGAACATTTTATATTCAAGCTGGTGAACACTGAGgacaaaaataatagtaataaaaagaAATGCCAGGCTTGGAGGTTATATCACATGTAAAAAAGCTGAGAGCTATAGCAAACTCCTGTGTAAACCCCTGGATGGCTAGGGATCAAATGggagggctgcatcagtagctgGGTTCTGAACTGACCAGGGAAAGGATGTGAATAGACCTACTCTCTTCACTCATCAATTATCTCATTATCTAAGACTTTACTTTTATGACAAATTTGAAACTATTCTCAGGTGACATCTTCAATGGTCTGGGCCTCACAGAAGCTGGAGGCTTGGAATGCACTCTGAAGGACACTTCAAATCTCATCCCAGATACCTTGGC
This genomic interval carries:
- the LOC142450940 gene encoding olfactory receptor 6C76-like produces the protein MEFRRTLTMKNYSMVTTFILVGLTDDPKWQTVIFLFLFLAYLLSITGNVTIILLTLLDSHLKTPMYFFLRNFSVLEISLTSVCIPRYLFSIMTMDKTISYDACVTQLFFAIFLGASEFFFLAAMSYDRYVAICKPLHYVTIMSSRVCIQFVVTSWLAGLLTISPGLLMGLELEFCDANVIDHFFCDYSPVLQLSCTNTRVIELLSFLLAIVTLLITLGMVVLSYAYIMRTILRIPSTQQRKKAFSTCSSHMIVVSISYGSCIFMYIKPSAEERVALNKGIAVLITSVAPVLNPFIYTLRNKQVKQALKDLVKKCSFIILR